In Pseudomonas putida, a genomic segment contains:
- a CDS encoding ABC transporter substrate-binding protein, protein MDVLHSRQVLEQALADQGVAVKWYFFKGAGPLINEAMSNGQLDAAFLGDLASIIGRASGVQTRLVMATGRGINGYLGVTPSSGINTVADLKGKRIGMLRGTADHLALIDVLASAGLSERDVRVINLDFNAVNAALAAGQIDASWAPSRLFALRDKGVIQIPLGSPQLGGKGAGQGGLLFTQAFIDAHPQAVVDAAAAVAKALDWLSREENRQAQIDLSAEQSAYPPKVLADSLKGADLRFIYSPLLDPYYLGTLRKDVKLAHDARLIRATFDVDQWAASDILSRALKQANLGSAWQPTDSYRWSTAP, encoded by the coding sequence GTGGATGTGCTGCACAGCCGCCAGGTCCTCGAGCAGGCACTGGCCGACCAAGGCGTGGCGGTGAAGTGGTATTTCTTCAAGGGAGCTGGCCCGCTGATCAACGAGGCCATGTCCAACGGCCAGCTCGACGCCGCCTTCCTCGGCGACCTCGCCTCGATCATCGGCCGCGCCAGCGGCGTGCAGACCCGCCTGGTAATGGCCACCGGTCGTGGCATCAACGGCTACCTGGGGGTGACGCCAAGCTCGGGCATCAACACCGTCGCCGACCTCAAGGGCAAGCGCATCGGCATGTTGCGCGGCACCGCCGACCACCTTGCGTTGATCGACGTACTGGCCAGCGCCGGGTTGAGCGAACGCGACGTGCGCGTCATCAACCTGGACTTCAACGCCGTCAATGCCGCACTCGCGGCCGGCCAGATCGACGCCAGCTGGGCGCCGTCGCGGCTGTTCGCCCTGCGTGACAAGGGCGTCATCCAGATCCCGTTGGGCAGCCCCCAGCTGGGCGGCAAGGGCGCGGGCCAGGGCGGCTTGCTGTTCACCCAGGCATTCATCGATGCCCATCCACAAGCGGTGGTCGATGCCGCTGCAGCGGTCGCCAAGGCGCTGGACTGGTTGTCCCGCGAGGAAAACCGCCAAGCCCAGATCGACCTCAGCGCCGAACAATCGGCCTACCCACCCAAGGTCCTTGCCGACAGCCTGAAGGGCGCCGATCTGCGTTTCATCTATTCGCCACTGCTCGACCCCTATTACCTAGGCACGTTGCGCAAGGACGTCAAACTCGCCCATGACGCACGGCTGATTCGCGCCACCTTCGATGTCGACCAGTGGGCGGCCTCGGACATTCTCAGCCGTGCCCTCAAGCAAGCCAACCTGGGCAGCGCCTGGCAACCCACCGACAGCTACCGCTGGAGCACCGCCCCATGA
- a CDS encoding TauD/TfdA dioxygenase family protein, with translation MSLQVQPVHPLLGARISGVDLACVDDATLAQIEAAIVEHKVVFLEDQHWSAAQQKHFAERLGELHVHPVFEADPGVRELVVFAYDDKRKGANDTWHADVTFAERPLKYGILFAEEIPPLGGDTLWVDTEAAWQALSTPLKQTLEQLSAVHTFHNSFSPDDDAGIERLERSRSLMPRPTRHPVVRTHPVSGRKSIYINRAFTSHICDVSRVESEHLLALLLQHLQIPEFQMRWAWKTNTVAIWDNRSTQHLAVADYFPNRRRVRRAAVLEEARPV, from the coding sequence ATGAGCCTGCAAGTCCAACCCGTGCACCCCCTCCTCGGAGCCCGCATCAGCGGCGTCGACCTGGCCTGCGTGGACGACGCCACCCTCGCGCAGATCGAGGCGGCGATCGTCGAACACAAGGTGGTGTTTCTCGAAGACCAGCACTGGAGCGCCGCACAGCAGAAGCACTTCGCCGAGCGGCTGGGCGAGCTGCATGTACACCCGGTGTTCGAAGCCGACCCTGGGGTGCGTGAACTGGTGGTGTTCGCCTACGACGACAAGCGCAAGGGCGCCAACGACACCTGGCATGCCGACGTGACCTTCGCCGAGCGCCCGTTGAAATACGGCATCCTGTTCGCCGAGGAAATCCCGCCGCTTGGCGGCGACACCCTGTGGGTCGATACCGAGGCTGCCTGGCAAGCGCTATCCACCCCGCTCAAGCAAACCCTCGAACAGCTCAGCGCGGTGCATACCTTCCATAATTCCTTCAGCCCCGACGATGATGCCGGCATCGAGCGTCTGGAGCGCTCGCGCAGCCTGATGCCCCGGCCCACCCGCCACCCGGTGGTGCGCACTCACCCGGTGTCCGGGCGCAAGTCGATCTACATCAACCGCGCCTTCACCTCGCATATCTGCGATGTCTCGCGAGTCGAGTCCGAGCACCTGCTGGCGTTGCTGTTGCAGCACCTGCAAATCCCCGAGTTCCAGATGCGCTGGGCCTGGAAGACCAACACCGTGGCGATCTGGGATAACCGCAGCACCCAGCACCTGGCCGTGGCCGACTACTTTCCCAACCGCCGCCGCGTACGCCGCGCCGCCGTACTCGAAGAGGCAAGGCCGGTATGA
- a CDS encoding RidA family protein translates to MTQITKLKTGSKFEDMASYSRLVAVDNWIYVSNTAGRNPQTQQIADDVIEQLQQVFANIETALAAVDSTLADVICSRVFIQEPADVPRVMEAIGAKFRGIDPATTVTCPPLGSTLYKVELEVTAYRGASRAEVSLVRLGQ, encoded by the coding sequence ATGACCCAGATCACCAAACTCAAGACCGGTTCCAAGTTCGAAGACATGGCCAGCTACTCCCGCCTGGTGGCGGTGGACAACTGGATCTACGTCTCCAACACCGCCGGGCGCAACCCGCAGACCCAGCAGATCGCCGACGACGTCATCGAGCAACTGCAGCAGGTGTTCGCCAACATCGAGACCGCGCTTGCCGCGGTCGACTCCACCCTGGCCGATGTCATCTGCTCGCGGGTGTTCATCCAGGAGCCGGCCGACGTGCCGCGCGTGATGGAAGCGATCGGCGCGAAATTCCGCGGCATCGACCCGGCCACCACGGTCACCTGCCCGCCGCTCGGCTCGACCCTCTACAAGGTCGAGCTGGAGGTCACCGCCTACCGTGGCGCCTCGCGCGCCGAGGTATCGCTGGTCCGCCTCGGCCAGTGA
- a CDS encoding DMT family transporter, with protein sequence MDAIMSLSSVRSVTTWSIPLVLLELGLVFAWSSGFVGARFALDQAPPMLVVFWRSLVVLAVLAPFAWQPLLRAPPRTLWHTAGSGLLAMAGYLAGVVQGIALGVPAGLAALLADLLPLGVAVLSTCLPGRRLARGTWAGLALGLGGVLLVTADVLSLGWAPWWAYGLPLLGMLSLAIATLWQKQSRAAASLGLLPTLWMHCFASSLVFAALAAMEGGLSPMPTSGFAISVLWTALLSSLGGYGLYWACLKRSSATRVASVLYLSPAVTLGWAWAMFGDPLSWQIALGTLVSLGGVWLVIRAEARVHV encoded by the coding sequence TTGGACGCCATCATGAGCCTGTCTTCGGTACGCAGCGTCACAACTTGGTCCATACCTCTGGTGCTGCTTGAGCTTGGGCTGGTGTTCGCCTGGAGTTCGGGCTTCGTAGGCGCACGCTTTGCTCTCGACCAGGCGCCACCGATGCTGGTGGTGTTCTGGCGTTCGCTGGTGGTCCTCGCGGTGCTGGCGCCATTCGCCTGGCAACCCCTGCTGCGCGCCCCGCCCCGCACTTTGTGGCACACCGCGGGCAGCGGTCTGCTGGCCATGGCGGGTTATCTTGCGGGCGTCGTGCAAGGCATCGCGCTCGGGGTTCCGGCCGGCCTCGCCGCGTTGCTCGCGGACCTGCTGCCTTTAGGGGTCGCGGTGCTTTCCACCTGTTTGCCCGGGCGCAGACTCGCGCGCGGCACCTGGGCCGGCCTTGCGCTTGGCCTCGGCGGAGTGCTGCTGGTCACCGCCGATGTGCTGAGCCTTGGGTGGGCGCCTTGGTGGGCGTACGGGCTGCCGCTGCTCGGCATGCTGTCGCTGGCCATCGCCACGTTATGGCAGAAACAGTCGCGGGCGGCTGCCAGCCTTGGGCTGCTGCCCACCCTCTGGATGCATTGTTTTGCCTCCAGCTTGGTGTTCGCTGCCCTGGCGGCGATGGAAGGTGGCTTGAGCCCGATGCCCACCAGCGGTTTCGCCATCAGCGTGCTGTGGACCGCGCTGCTGTCGAGCCTGGGTGGCTATGGGCTGTACTGGGCGTGCCTGAAACGCTCCTCGGCCACTCGGGTTGCCAGCGTGTTGTACCTGAGCCCTGCGGTGACATTGGGGTGGGCCTGGGCGATGTTTGGTGATCCGCTGTCCTGGCAGATTGCGCTCGGCACGTTGGTTTCATTAGGAGGGGTGTGGCTGGTAATCCGTGCTGAAGCACGTGTTCATGTTTAA
- a CDS encoding LysR substrate-binding domain-containing protein has product MSAILDIELLLTFHAVARSGRFKAAAEQLHKSPAAISTHIQRLEGLVGGRLFERDNQSVMLTALGTRVLASTRELLRAHDRVLAELQGGAVAGRIRLGVPDEYADHVIRDILPAFAEQRPNVVLEVKTGPSLTLREQVRRGRLHVAVAVVPCDQPADGQQVLARTTPVWSGAANGPAIHDDPLPLAVYAAACPYREVMLGALQASGRRWRLVLESPSSQAVRACVETGMAITLMDRARVSERMVILEGLPAIAQHEIVFIKSSRGGPDDLLQLLGQIIGQRFRL; this is encoded by the coding sequence ATGAGCGCCATTCTGGATATCGAACTGTTGCTCACGTTCCACGCCGTGGCCCGTAGCGGGCGGTTCAAGGCGGCAGCCGAGCAACTGCACAAGAGCCCGGCGGCCATCAGTACGCACATCCAGCGCCTGGAAGGCTTGGTCGGTGGGCGGCTGTTCGAGCGTGACAACCAGTCGGTAATGCTCACCGCCCTGGGCACGCGCGTGTTGGCGTCTACCCGCGAACTGCTGCGTGCCCACGACCGGGTGTTGGCCGAGTTGCAGGGCGGCGCAGTGGCGGGGCGGATTCGCCTGGGCGTGCCAGACGAGTACGCCGATCATGTCATCCGCGACATCTTGCCCGCGTTCGCCGAGCAACGGCCGAACGTGGTGCTGGAGGTGAAGACGGGGCCGAGCCTGACCCTGCGCGAGCAGGTTCGCCGGGGCCGCTTGCACGTTGCCGTCGCGGTCGTTCCCTGTGACCAGCCAGCCGATGGGCAGCAAGTGCTGGCACGCACTACGCCCGTCTGGAGTGGTGCGGCGAACGGGCCGGCGATACATGACGATCCACTGCCTCTGGCGGTCTACGCAGCGGCGTGCCCATACCGGGAGGTCATGCTTGGCGCGCTGCAGGCCAGTGGCCGCCGCTGGCGCCTGGTACTGGAAAGCCCTTCAAGCCAGGCTGTGAGGGCGTGCGTTGAAACTGGCATGGCGATCACCTTGATGGACCGCGCGAGGGTGAGCGAGCGGATGGTCATCCTGGAAGGGTTGCCAGCGATTGCGCAGCACGAGATCGTTTTCATCAAGTCCAGCCGGGGCGGCCCGGATGATCTGCTGCAACTGCTGGGGCAGATCATCGGGCAACGCTTCAGGCTCTGA
- a CDS encoding TonB-dependent receptor produces the protein MKSVTNALGLGAVLGLLYLPAAQAAEPETTGDSASQAAPALKKITVTATRREESLQKVPVAVTVVDGEQLEREGRANISTIVQEIPTLNYRSSSSNKDSSLFVRGIGTISTSPGVEPSVATVVDGVVFARPGQSTLDLLDVDRIEVLRGPQGTLFGKNASAGVLNIVTRDIDDTTHGFAEYSYYGGNENRLRFGIGGRLSETLKGSLTTSWGDYAGNVENVANGHDVNGYDRKGVRGKLQFDPSDTLKLTLIGDYSDGEDDTTSTLVIPSAAVAAALGPVNPSKHNRKLDSDYRTYVEDRNRGLSLQADWTVADYTLTSISAWRGWNNAQYQDNDSLSALPVTAVHDKGLVDFDQYSQEFRLASPKGQFAEYVLGTYLFHGKSKETYRRLSVNDSVPTTGRADYSATNDSYAVFGESTFNLRSDLRVIFGLRWTLDQIEYDHRRISSSTTAVNSIRPGFASSGSHQDSGVSGRLGLQYDINDSLTSYATYSRGYKGPAYNVYFNMQAIDVEPLDPETSDTYEIGLKSTAWDNRLTANLALFHSKYDNYQANAYDVVGTSVVTRLINAGSVISQGAELDWALQATRQLKLSGALAYTRARIDTFACPPGAVANCNIDGKPLPFTPDWKSYVRADYSIPLDNGWDVELGTDYTWQSEVQYSLDQNPTTKQGAYGIWNASVALADYNEGWRVALLAKNLTDKSYSPSLSAGASTSRIVPRDDGRYFGVQLRKDF, from the coding sequence ATGAAGTCTGTAACCAACGCCCTCGGCCTCGGGGCCGTACTTGGCCTGCTGTACCTGCCCGCCGCCCAGGCGGCTGAGCCGGAGACCACCGGCGATAGCGCCAGCCAAGCGGCTCCGGCGCTGAAGAAGATCACCGTGACCGCCACACGTCGCGAAGAGTCGCTGCAAAAAGTGCCCGTGGCAGTGACCGTGGTCGACGGTGAACAACTCGAACGCGAGGGGCGCGCGAATATCTCGACAATCGTTCAGGAAATCCCCACGCTGAACTACCGCAGCAGTTCCTCGAACAAGGACAGCTCGCTGTTCGTGCGCGGCATCGGTACCATTTCCACCTCGCCCGGCGTCGAGCCCAGCGTCGCCACGGTGGTCGACGGCGTAGTCTTCGCCCGCCCCGGGCAATCGACGCTGGACCTGCTCGACGTCGATCGCATCGAAGTGCTGCGCGGCCCCCAGGGCACACTGTTTGGCAAGAACGCTTCGGCCGGCGTGCTGAACATCGTCACCCGGGATATCGACGACACGACCCACGGCTTCGCCGAGTATTCGTACTATGGCGGCAACGAGAACCGCCTGCGCTTCGGCATCGGCGGACGTCTCAGTGAAACGCTGAAGGGCTCGCTCACCACCTCGTGGGGCGATTACGCCGGCAACGTCGAAAACGTCGCCAACGGTCACGATGTCAATGGCTACGACCGCAAAGGTGTACGCGGCAAGTTGCAATTCGACCCCAGCGACACACTCAAGCTGACGCTGATCGGCGACTATAGCGACGGCGAGGACGACACCACCTCGACCTTGGTCATCCCCAGTGCTGCAGTAGCCGCAGCCCTCGGGCCGGTCAACCCAAGCAAGCACAACCGCAAGCTCGACAGCGACTACCGCACCTACGTCGAGGACCGCAACCGCGGCCTATCGCTGCAGGCAGATTGGACCGTGGCCGACTATACCCTGACCTCGATCAGTGCCTGGCGCGGCTGGAATAACGCCCAGTACCAGGACAACGACAGCCTCTCGGCCCTGCCGGTAACCGCCGTACACGACAAGGGCCTGGTCGACTTCGACCAGTACAGCCAGGAGTTTCGCCTGGCCTCGCCCAAGGGTCAGTTCGCCGAATACGTGCTCGGCACCTACCTGTTCCATGGCAAGTCGAAAGAGACCTACCGTCGCCTGAGTGTCAACGACTCGGTGCCAACCACTGGCCGAGCCGACTACAGTGCCACCAACGACAGCTACGCGGTGTTCGGCGAAAGCACCTTCAATCTGCGCAGCGACCTGCGCGTCATTTTCGGCCTGCGCTGGACCCTCGACCAGATCGAATATGACCACCGCCGTATCTCCTCCTCCACCACTGCAGTCAACTCGATCCGCCCTGGCTTTGCCAGCAGCGGCTCGCATCAGGACTCGGGCGTTTCCGGCCGTCTGGGCCTGCAGTACGACATCAACGACAGCCTCACCTCCTACGCTACCTACTCGCGGGGCTACAAGGGGCCGGCCTACAACGTCTACTTCAACATGCAGGCCATCGACGTCGAGCCACTCGATCCGGAAACCTCCGACACCTATGAAATTGGCCTGAAGAGCACGGCCTGGGACAATCGCCTGACCGCCAACCTGGCGCTGTTCCACTCCAAGTACGACAACTACCAGGCCAACGCCTACGACGTGGTGGGAACTTCAGTGGTAACGCGCCTGATCAACGCCGGCAGCGTGATCAGCCAAGGTGCCGAACTGGACTGGGCGCTGCAGGCCACCCGCCAGCTGAAGCTGTCCGGTGCGCTGGCCTACACTCGAGCCCGCATCGACACGTTCGCCTGCCCACCCGGCGCCGTGGCCAACTGCAACATCGATGGCAAGCCGCTGCCGTTCACCCCGGACTGGAAGAGCTACGTGCGCGCCGACTACAGCATCCCTCTGGACAATGGCTGGGATGTCGAGCTGGGCACCGACTACACCTGGCAAAGCGAAGTGCAGTACAGCCTCGACCAGAACCCGACCACCAAGCAGGGTGCCTACGGCATCTGGAACGCCAGCGTGGCGCTGGCCGATTACAACGAAGGCTGGCGCGTCGCGCTGCTGGCCAAGAACCTCACCGACAAGTCCTATTCGCCGTCGCTCTCGGCCGGTGCCAGCACCAGCCGCATCGTTCCCCGCGACGATGGCCGCTACTTCGGCGTGCAACTGCGCAAGGATTTTTGA
- a CDS encoding MFS transporter has product MPSPDQAHRLPDPQQRSVAQQWLAILSVAVGAFALVTSEFLPVGVLNDVAADLGISAGHAGLMVTLPGIMAALAAPLLSVGIGALDRRYLLVGLTLIMIIANAVVAYASDFNLLLFGRVLLGISIGGFWATAIALSGRLAPKGVGVAQATSIIMVGVTLATVLGVPVGTWLSGLMGWRMTFLVTAALGIPVLLAQVFLLPRLNPDKAIRISDLPALFINPQARVGLIAVLLIGLAHFAAYTYVAPFFKERAGFDGPTIGSLLLLYGVAGVLGNVFAGFAANRSVRHTLLLVALMIATSTALFPYFATGMTGAAMLIALWGFAFGAFPACASIWMFVVAPKDVERGMPLFVAMFQVIIALGSFFGGRIVDQLGSSVLLSLATALVGCGIVTVLVLGRNVSNSLAAQPG; this is encoded by the coding sequence ATGCCAAGCCCCGACCAGGCCCATCGCCTCCCCGATCCACAACAACGCAGCGTCGCACAGCAATGGCTGGCGATTCTCTCGGTCGCCGTCGGTGCCTTCGCCCTGGTGACCAGTGAATTTCTCCCGGTAGGCGTGCTCAACGATGTCGCCGCCGACCTGGGTATCAGTGCCGGCCACGCCGGCCTGATGGTGACCCTGCCCGGCATCATGGCCGCGCTCGCCGCGCCCCTGCTGTCGGTGGGCATCGGTGCGTTGGACCGCCGCTACCTGCTGGTCGGCCTGACGCTGATCATGATCATCGCCAACGCCGTCGTGGCCTATGCCAGCGACTTCAACCTGCTGCTGTTCGGCCGCGTATTGCTGGGCATCAGCATCGGTGGCTTCTGGGCCACGGCCATCGCCCTGAGCGGTCGGCTGGCGCCCAAGGGCGTGGGCGTGGCGCAAGCCACCTCGATCATCATGGTCGGCGTGACCCTGGCCACCGTGCTCGGCGTGCCCGTCGGCACCTGGTTGAGCGGCCTGATGGGCTGGCGCATGACCTTCCTGGTCACTGCCGCGCTGGGCATCCCGGTGCTGTTGGCGCAGGTGTTCCTGCTGCCACGGCTGAACCCGGACAAGGCCATTCGTATCAGCGACCTGCCGGCCTTGTTCATCAATCCGCAAGCGCGGGTCGGCCTGATCGCCGTGCTGCTGATCGGCCTGGCGCACTTTGCCGCGTACACCTATGTCGCGCCGTTCTTCAAGGAACGCGCAGGCTTCGATGGCCCGACCATCGGCTCGCTGCTGTTGCTGTATGGCGTGGCGGGGGTGCTGGGTAACGTGTTCGCAGGCTTTGCTGCCAACCGCAGCGTGCGCCATACCCTGCTGCTGGTCGCGCTGATGATCGCCACCAGCACCGCGCTGTTCCCCTACTTCGCCACCGGCATGACCGGCGCAGCGATGCTGATCGCGCTCTGGGGCTTCGCCTTCGGCGCCTTCCCGGCCTGCGCCAGCATCTGGATGTTCGTCGTCGCGCCCAAGGACGTGGAACGCGGCATGCCGCTGTTCGTGGCGATGTTCCAGGTGATCATCGCGCTGGGGTCGTTCTTCGGTGGGCGGATCGTCGACCAACTGGGCAGCTCGGTGTTGCTGAGCCTGGCCACGGCACTGGTCGGTTGCGGGATCGTCACGGTGCTGGTGCTGGGGCGTAACGTCAGCAACAGCCTGGCGGCCCAGCCCGGCTGA
- a CDS encoding murein L,D-transpeptidase catalytic domain family protein — translation MSLFEPLWGAMRLSAASIGLFFLGAWHTAHAQTLPSAADLQQLAPNASLSALTLALTAYECASQSDGDKLLTVIDYSKASRDKRLWVFDLQARKLLFEEWVAHGKNSGADVPTAFSNTPNSYQSSIGLYETGQTYSGKHGRSLRLQGLEPGFNDNSMSRAIVMHAAAYADPKVVPGLGRLGRSQGCPAVRPAIAGKLIDTLRRGSYVFAYYPQQDWLKKSQFLNAQSCPAANQTVASK, via the coding sequence ATGTCGTTGTTCGAACCCTTGTGGGGGGCCATGCGGCTCTCAGCGGCCAGTATCGGCCTGTTTTTTCTCGGTGCCTGGCATACCGCCCACGCACAAACCTTGCCTAGCGCCGCCGATCTTCAGCAATTGGCGCCCAATGCCAGCCTTTCGGCCCTGACGCTAGCGCTCACTGCCTACGAGTGCGCCAGCCAAAGCGACGGGGACAAGCTGCTGACGGTAATCGACTACTCCAAGGCCTCGCGGGACAAACGCCTGTGGGTGTTCGACTTGCAAGCCCGGAAACTGTTGTTCGAAGAGTGGGTGGCCCACGGCAAGAACAGCGGCGCCGATGTGCCGACCGCGTTCTCCAACACCCCGAACAGCTACCAATCCTCCATCGGCCTGTACGAAACCGGCCAAACCTACAGCGGCAAGCACGGCCGCTCGCTGCGCCTGCAAGGGTTGGAACCGGGCTTCAACGACAACAGCATGTCCCGGGCAATCGTCATGCATGCCGCCGCGTATGCCGATCCCAAGGTCGTGCCTGGTCTCGGTCGCCTGGGTCGCAGCCAAGGCTGCCCTGCCGTTCGACCGGCCATTGCCGGCAAGCTGATCGATACGCTGCGACGCGGCAGCTACGTGTTCGCCTACTACCCGCAGCAGGACTGGCTGAAAAAGTCCCAGTTCCTCAATGCCCAGAGCTGCCCGGCGGCGAATCAGACGGTCGCCAGCAAATAG
- a CDS encoding DUF3077 domain-containing protein, producing MPTDDTSRNFTVGKTKFYQGENQTQPLFCIEPGIPCHYAREQASELMGCARDMSIAGVMDDKPQCVWAAHYLSALAKALLDDAELGMKRRDVY from the coding sequence ATGCCCACGGACGATACCAGCCGCAACTTCACAGTTGGCAAAACCAAGTTCTACCAAGGTGAAAACCAGACCCAGCCCTTGTTCTGCATCGAGCCCGGCATTCCTTGCCACTACGCTCGGGAACAAGCCTCCGAATTGATGGGCTGCGCCCGCGACATGAGCATCGCCGGCGTAATGGACGACAAACCTCAATGCGTGTGGGCTGCGCACTACCTCAGCGCCCTGGCCAAGGCCCTGTTGGATGATGCCGAGTTGGGCATGAAGCGGCGAGATGTGTACTGA
- a CDS encoding L,D-transpeptidase yields MSHIPLAMALLLAAASVEAAPLHVPSPAELKTQLEKLKPGQFLWYPQVSPVGPVTVVVSLTEQRAYVYRNGIAIGVSTVSSGKPGRETPTGVFSILQKKVEHKSSLYNSAPMPYMERLTWDGIALHAGHLPGYPASHGCVRLPLEFAKKLYEVTGFSSTTVIVSDTHSAPVEVTHPGVLAPTVSDGKAQGPLVLSNQQFWNDPDPTSGPLSILISRADLRAYVYRGGQLVGSAPALSLENSRRRSGMAVYSLLQKPSALPVEAALPLRWSAVAVSNPEYGDTPYEQLGELNMNPEFRSHLREAMDVGTMLVITDWASTRDTRSNGKFTVIATDDSEEPKPLVKK; encoded by the coding sequence ATGTCGCATATACCGCTCGCAATGGCACTGCTGCTTGCCGCCGCTTCTGTCGAGGCTGCCCCGCTGCACGTACCCAGCCCGGCCGAACTGAAGACCCAGCTCGAAAAACTCAAGCCCGGCCAGTTTCTCTGGTACCCACAGGTCTCCCCTGTGGGGCCGGTGACCGTGGTGGTCAGCCTCACCGAGCAGCGTGCCTACGTCTATCGCAATGGCATCGCCATCGGCGTCAGTACCGTGAGCAGCGGCAAGCCAGGCCGGGAAACCCCAACCGGGGTGTTCAGCATCCTGCAGAAAAAAGTCGAGCATAAATCCAGCCTCTACAACAGCGCACCGATGCCCTACATGGAGCGGCTGACGTGGGACGGCATCGCCCTGCACGCCGGCCATCTGCCGGGCTACCCCGCCTCCCATGGTTGCGTGCGCCTGCCGCTGGAGTTCGCCAAGAAGCTGTACGAGGTCACCGGTTTCAGCTCGACCACCGTCATCGTTTCCGATACCCATAGCGCACCGGTGGAGGTCACCCACCCCGGGGTGCTGGCGCCCACCGTCAGCGACGGCAAGGCCCAAGGCCCGCTGGTGTTGAGCAATCAGCAGTTCTGGAACGATCCGGACCCAACGTCGGGACCGCTGTCGATCCTGATCAGCCGCGCCGATCTGCGCGCCTACGTGTATCGCGGCGGTCAGTTGGTCGGTTCGGCGCCGGCGCTGTCGCTGGAAAACAGCCGCCGACGCAGCGGCATGGCGGTGTACTCCCTGCTGCAGAAGCCCTCCGCCTTGCCCGTCGAAGCTGCGCTACCGTTACGCTGGTCGGCGGTCGCGGTGAGCAACCCGGAGTACGGGGACACGCCGTATGAGCAACTGGGGGAGCTGAACATGAACCCGGAATTTCGCAGTCATCTACGTGAAGCGATGGACGTCGGCACCATGCTGGTGATCACCGATTGGGCGTCCACACGGGATACCCGCAGCAACGGAAAATTCACGGTGATAGCCACCGATGACAGTGAAGAACCTAAACCATTGGTCAAAAAGTGA
- a CDS encoding LysR family transcriptional regulator, with protein MDLHQLRHFVALAEHGSFTRAAEASFITQSAFSRSIQGLEHQLGCSLVERAAGGRGIRLTPRGKAMHQRARAIIEGVSSLREDIVGLDQMAAPTLAFGCGPLPASRLVPVALGRFLTRHSDTLVDLKVAPPDELKQHLDNGEIEFLVADLRHIETSKGYVSQALRPRRFQVFCRSGHPLLADAVTFTALADYPLGCTALPAELRVLLAERAGRRALPVNVESRHNDVLVQMVMTSDLIGIAPEDVVEHLLRRGEVARLEFSDAPEGLAIGGTCFGVVYRAGRSLSAHGQALIAAISEVDSGPQLN; from the coding sequence GTGGATCTACATCAACTGCGCCACTTCGTAGCGTTGGCCGAGCACGGCAGTTTCACCCGCGCCGCCGAGGCGTCGTTCATTACCCAGTCGGCGTTCAGCCGCAGCATCCAGGGGCTGGAGCATCAGCTCGGCTGTTCGCTGGTCGAGCGCGCGGCAGGTGGGCGTGGTATCCGCCTCACGCCGCGGGGCAAGGCGATGCACCAGCGGGCCAGGGCCATCATTGAAGGGGTATCCAGCCTGCGCGAGGACATCGTCGGCCTGGACCAGATGGCAGCGCCAACCCTCGCGTTCGGCTGCGGCCCGCTACCGGCATCGCGGCTGGTGCCGGTTGCGCTGGGGCGCTTTCTCACTCGCCACAGCGACACCCTGGTCGACCTCAAGGTGGCGCCTCCGGACGAGTTGAAGCAGCACCTGGATAATGGCGAGATCGAGTTCCTGGTGGCTGATCTGCGGCATATCGAGACCAGCAAGGGCTATGTGTCACAAGCCCTGCGGCCGCGGCGCTTTCAGGTGTTTTGCCGTAGCGGGCATCCATTGCTCGCCGATGCGGTGACGTTCACAGCCCTGGCGGACTACCCACTGGGATGCACCGCGCTGCCGGCGGAGTTGCGCGTCCTGCTGGCAGAACGAGCTGGGCGGCGAGCGTTACCGGTCAATGTCGAGAGCCGGCACAACGATGTCTTGGTGCAGATGGTCATGACCTCGGATCTGATCGGCATCGCGCCGGAGGATGTGGTCGAGCACCTGCTACGCCGGGGCGAGGTCGCGCGGCTGGAGTTCAGTGACGCGCCCGAGGGGCTGGCCATCGGCGGAACCTGTTTCGGCGTGGTCTATCGGGCGGGTCGCAGTTTGTCGGCACATGGCCAGGCGCTGATCGCTGCGATCAGCGAGGTGGATAGCGGCCCGCAACTGAACTGA
- a CDS encoding DUF3077 domain-containing protein, producing MPPCKPSRIPPPEDPIPLPTFRPCQSIFTVTPTTTLSYAQAEAQKLMECARYLNQTGVLMGDRRMTEASYHISAMVKTLLDEIEQGMLPSRLRGQYYA from the coding sequence ATGCCACCCTGCAAACCATCCCGAATCCCGCCCCCCGAAGACCCAATACCGCTGCCAACCTTTCGCCCCTGCCAATCCATCTTCACCGTGACGCCCACCACCACCCTCTCCTACGCCCAGGCAGAGGCACAGAAATTGATGGAATGTGCCCGTTACCTGAACCAGACCGGTGTACTGATGGGGGATCGGCGCATGACCGAGGCGTCCTACCACATCAGCGCCATGGTCAAGACGCTGTTGGATGAAATCGAGCAGGGGATGCTGCCTTCGAGGTTGCGGGGCCAATACTACGCCTGA